In Pyrus communis chromosome 1, drPyrComm1.1, whole genome shotgun sequence, the following are encoded in one genomic region:
- the LOC137749377 gene encoding L-type lectin-domain containing receptor kinase IX.1-like, with protein MPVICSSQVTFCVFFFINFVSPLAHSKLASPLSFTISQFNNDNRNIIYEGDATPSLGMVELNTMTQYFRAGRCTYAQPLHLWDYTTGSMVDFSTHFTFMIDTRKTTQYMSDGLAFFLAPVGYPIPPNGAGGGLGLFNTTTQYGVPQNQIVMVEFDTYSNTEWDPPGQHVGINVNKISSAITRIWEFGNKTRKNTHVLITYNAVTKNLSVSWTYDEDPSSASFANTSFSFPIDLSEVLPEQVTIGFSAATGLYPERHVINSWEFTSSMHYGRRIQNQGRKMLIIFVAVSAFVVMLGVAMCAWLVVLIRKNRNSSFNVTPPLNVDLERLAFPKRFTYKELVAVTNGFGNDRRLGHGGSGQVYKGMLQDLGCTVAVKRIFAESEHYEKVFINEVKIISRLIHRNLVQFIGWCHEQGECLLFYAYMPNSSLDQHLFGCRATLQWDFRYKIALGLASALNYLHEDVEQCVLHRDIKSANVLLDTDFSSKLGDFGIAKLVDPRFRTQITGVVGTYGYMAPEYASGGRASKESDMFSFGVVALEIACGRRTYQDGELHVPLVRWVWQLYLAGNLLYAADERLDKKFDEKEMECLLMVGLWCTNPSNKGRPKAGQVMKVLLFEAPLLELPYDRRWYDDPLPQGNDLSPSARLLLPQFSERLV; from the coding sequence ATGCCTGTAATCTGCAGCAGTCAGGTAACCTTCtgtgttttcttcttcatcaaTTTTGTGTCACCTTTGGCTCATTCAAAATTGGCAAGTCCACTTTCATTCACCATATCTCAATTCAACAATGACAACAGAAACATAATCTACGAAGGCGACGCAACGCCTTCGCTTGGAATGGTTGAGCTCAACACAATGACTCAATACTTCCGCGCAGGACGGTGTACGTATGCGCAGCCTTTGCATCTATGGGACTATACTACTGGATCAATGGTTGACTTCAGCACCCACTTCACTTTCATGATCGACACGCGAAAAACTACGCAATACATGAGCGACGGACTTGCCTTTTTCCTTGCTCCTGTTGGCTATCCAATCCCTCCTAACGGAGCCGGCGGTGGCCTAGGGTTATTCAACACCACCACTCAATATGGAGTACcccaaaaccaaattgtaatGGTTGAGTTTGACACGTACTCTAACACGGAATGGGACCCGCCGGGGCAGCACGTCGGGATCAATGTTAACAAAATCTCCTCAGCTATTACTCGCATCTGGGAGTTCGGCAACAAAACTAGGAAGAACACTCATGTGTTGATAACTTACAATGCTGTCACCAAGAACCTTAGTGTGTCCTGGACATACGACGAGGACCCAAGTTCTGCCTCTTTTGCAAacacttccttttcttttcctatcGACTTGAGTGAGGTTCTACCCGAACAGGTCACAATTGGTTTTTCAGCTGCAACCGGATTATATCCAGAGCGGCACGTTATAAATTCATGGGAATTCACTTCAAGTATGCACTATGGTAGGAGGATACAAAATCAAGGGAGGAAGATGCTAATAATTTTTGTAGCAGTTTCCGCCTTCGTTGTGATGCTTGGCGTGGCAATGTGTGCTTGGTTGGTGGTACTGATAAGGAAGAACAGAAACAGTTCCTTCAATGTCACGCCCCCTTTAAATGTGGATCTCGAGAGACTAGCCTTCCCGAAGCGATTTACTTACAAAGAACTAGTTGCGGTCACCAATGGCTTCGGGAACGATAGAAGGCTAGGCCATGGAGGGTCAGGACAAGTTTATAAAGGGATGTTACAAGATCTAGGCTGCACGGTTGCTGTCAAGAGAATCTTTGCGGAATCTGAGCACTACGAGAAAGTCTTCATTAACGAAGTGAAGATAATAAGCCGGTTAATACATAGAAACCTGGTGCAATTCATTGGATGGTGTCACGAGCAGGGCGAATGCTTACTTTTTTATGCATACATGCCTAACAGCAGCCTCGACCAACATTTATTTGGCTGTAGAGCAACCTTGCAATGGGACTTTCGGTACAAGATAGCGTTAGGCTTGGCGTCGGCGCTTAATTATCTACACGAAGATGTAGAGCAGTGTGTCCTTCACAGGGATATCAAATCAGCTAACGTGTTGTTGGACACCGATTTCAGCAGCAAGCTTGGTGACTTTGGGATTGCGAAGCTCGTGGATCCGCGGTTCAGGACTCAGATAACAGGAGTTGTAGGGACATATGGATACATGGCACCAGAGTACGCAAGCGGAGGGAGGGCTAGTAAAGAATCAGACATGTTTAGCTTTGGAGTTGTGGCCTTGGAAATCGCTTGTGGACGGAGGACTTACCAGGATGGGGAACTTCATGTGCCGCTTGTCAGGTGGGTTTGGCAGCTGTACCTAGCCGGAAATCTTCTCTATGCAGCAGATGAGAGGTTGGATAAGAAGTTTGATGAAAAAGAAATGGAATGCTTGTTAATGGTGGGATTATGGTGCACTAACCCCAGCAATAAGGGAAGGCCAAAAGCAGGGCAAGTGATGAAGGTCCTTCTTTTCGAAGCGCCATTACTGGAACTTCCATATGACCGGCGGTGGTACGATGATCCATTGCCTCAAGGCAATGATTTAAGTCCTTCAGCTCGACTCCTACTGCCTCAATTTTCGGAAAGACTTGTATGA
- the LOC137730191 gene encoding uncharacterized protein, whose product MGCQTAGANSDRSRTYWTPTMERYFIDLMLEQLHRGARVGHTFNKQAWTEMLSVFNAQFGSHYDKDVLKSRYTTLWMQFNDVKNILGQNGFSWDESRQMVVADDYIWDAYIKVHPDARPYKTKPVLNFNELCLIYGYTTADGRYSRSSHDVDFDDEVQGVTTGDGVGSLAPSSSERPRTEWSLEMDQYFVDIMLEQVSIGNKPDNAFNKQAWTVMLAKFNEEFGPQHSLRVLRHRYKKLLKYYSDATILLRQKDFSWDETRHMIVADDEVWDAYTKVHPHARTYKTKALPNLFSMSLLFGTECDLGIDNHLHLQKNLDDTSHIKAGEGKGSQTPNVSERSRTYWTPIMDRYLLELLQDQVQRGNKLGQTFITQAWNDMVVSFNARFKSHHDKDVLKNRFKHWRKQFNDIKILLKHGGFSWDESREMVTAEDSVWDGYIKNHPDARSYRVKTIPGYNKLRVIFEEETYDGRYSRLAFNSDPSGELADLMTGAEKNNTPYIPVVPLPIDWTPTMDRYFIDLMIDQLHNGNKISHTFNEQAWAQMLESFNMKFGIQCDIHALEDRYACLVKQHDCISSILTHTGFMWDETQQMITAEDDIWEAYIKEHPDAISYRNAFLGGYSDLSKICVNRELDGKFSGQGVGMEAGPIVFEIEMNGASGDLQMLAEDVGISDQQRKRPTLTPPNSVRSKKAQKTGKDTQKAPAEMVGGVTKLADNKEKNNRTSIEKAIDALQALPGMDDELMLDACDLLEDERKAKTFLALDGALRKKWLLRKLRPQS is encoded by the exons atgGGTTGCCAAACTGCGGGAGCGAATAGTGATCGGTCAAGGACGTATTGGACTCCAACGATGGAACGATACTTTATTGATCTTATGTTGGAGCAATTGCATAGAGGAGCTCGTGTTGGCCATACTTTCAACAAGCAGGCCTGGACCGAAATGCTCAGCGTGTTTAATGCACAATTTGGCTCTCATTATGACAAAGATGTCTTGAAAAGCCGGTATACGACTTTGTGGATGCAGTTCAATGATGTGAAAAATATTCTTGGTCAGAATGGGTTTTCTTGGGACGAAAGTCGTCAGATGGTGGTAGCTGATGATTACATATGGGATGCTTACATCAAG GTTCACCCGGATGCACGGCCTTACAAAACTAAACCGGTGTTGAATTTCAATGAATTATGCCTCATTTATGGCTATACAACTGCTGATGGAAGATACAGTCGATCAAGCCATGACGTAGATTTTGATGATGAAGTTCAAGGAGTAACCACGG GTGACGGAGTGGGCAGCCTTGCTCCTTCAAGTAGCGAGCGCCCAAGGACAGAATGGTCACTAGAAATGGACCAGTATTTCGTTGACATTATGCTGGAACAAGTATCAATTGGCAATAAGCCTGATAATGCATTCAACAAACAAGCCTGGACAGTTATGCTTGCCAAATTTAATGAAGAATTTGGACCTCAACATAGCTTACGAGTTTTAAGGCATCGATACAAGAAACTGTTGAAGTATTATAGTGATGCAACAATTTTGCTAAGACAGAAGGACTTTTCCTGGGATGAAACGCGACATATGATTGTAGCTGATGATGAGGTTTGGGATGCATATACAAAG GTACACCCTCATGCACGGACATATAAAACAAAAGCCTTGCCAAACTTATTTAGCATGTCCCTGTTATTTGGAACTGAATGCGATCTTGGCATCGACAATCATTTGCATCTACAGAAAAACCTTGATGATACATCACACATCAAGGCTG GGGAAGGGAAGGGGAGCCAGACTCCAAATGTCAGTGAGCGTTCAAGGACATATTGGACACCAATAATGGATCGTTACCTCCTTGAGTTGTTACAAGACCAGGTGCAGAGAGGAAATAAACTAGGACAAACTTTCATAACTCAGGCTTGGAATGACATGGTTGTATCTTTCAATGCACGATTCAAATCTCACCATGATAAGGATGTTTTGAAGAATCGTTTCAAACACTGGCGAAAGCAGTTCAATGACATCAAGATTCTTCTTAAGCACGGTGGATTTTCGTGGGATGAATCACGAGAAATGGTAACAGCTGAGGATAGTGTTTGGGATGGTTATATTAAG AACCATCCTGATGCTCGATCATATAGAGTTAAAACTATACCAGGCTACAACAAATTGCGTgttatttttgaagaagaaacttATGATGGAAGATACAGTCGTTTGGCGTTCAATTCAGATCCATCTGGTGAATTAGCAGATTTGATGACTG GTGCGGAGAAGAATAACACGCCCTACATTCCCGTTGTTCCTTTGCCGATAGATTGGACACCAACAATGGACCGTTATTTTATTGATCTTATGATAGATCAGCTGCATAATGGGAATAAGATTAGTCACACATTCAATGAGCAAGCATGGGCTCAAATGCTTGAATCATTTAATATGAAATTTGGAATTCAGTGTGATATACACGCTCTAGAAGATCGATATGCATGCTTGGTGAAGCAGCATGACTGCATCAGCAGTATTCTCACTCATACTGGATTTATGTGGGATGAAACTCAGCAAATGATAACCGCTGAAGATGACATTTGGGAAGCTTACATTAAG GAACACCCAGATGCTATCTCCTATAGAAATGCATTCTTAGGTGGTTATAGCGATTTGAGCAAGATTTGTGTAAATAGAGAATTAGACGGAAAATTCAGTGGGCAGGGTGTAGGAATGGAAGCTGGCCCTATTGTGTTTGAAATAGAGATGAATGGAGCATCTGGAGATCTGCAAATGTTAGCCGAGGACGTTGGAATATCTGATCAACAGAGAAAGCGACCAACTTTGACGCCACCAAACTCAGTACGCTCCAAGAAAGCACAGAAAACAGGCAAGGATACGCAAAAGGCTCCAGCTGAGATGGTAGGCGGGGTTACAAAACTCGCAGACAATAAGGAGAAAAATAACCGCACATCAATAGAAAAAGCAATCGATGCACTTCAAGCTTTACCAGGTATGGATGATGAGCTTATGTTGGATGCTTGTGATCTATTAGAAGATGAGAGAAAGGCAAAGACATTCCTGGCCTTGGATGGGGCGCTGCGCAAGAAGTGGTTACTGAGGAAGCTCCGTCCGCAGTCATAA
- the LOC137731884 gene encoding L-type lectin-domain containing receptor kinase IX.1-like has protein sequence MFLISCRQVTFYNICFVCLFIFVNFLPIFARRTNFKPPLSFTIPQFNFNTENILYEGDATPSSGMVELNTISQLFRVGRCTYSQPLHLWESASGSVADFTTHFTFMIDTHNNSRWSDGFAFFLAPVGFQIPPNSAGGNLGLFNSSTNLLASKNQIVTVEFDSFPNEWDPTGPHVGINVNKISSIVSTSWDFSSNGRKVANAWITYNATTNNLSVFWTYKENTSPAFIDSTFSLSHPIDLREVLPEWVTIGFSAATGRAPEQHVISSWEFNSHLDSDKISKKTKDMKMKKLLIAATAGITLLVLMLGVGLYWFVVKKRMRRIDGLESCSKDVITSINKDLEKRAFPRRFAYKELVAATNGFASDGRLGQGGSGHVYRGMLQDLGCAIAVKRIFAKSDYYEKIFINEVKIISRLIHRNLVQFIGWCHEEGECLLVYAYMPNGSLDTHLFGSKTTLQWDSRYKIALGLASALHYLHEDAEQCVLHRDIKSANVLLNKDFGTKLGDFGIAKLVDPCSQTQTLGAIGTFGYIAPEYANGGKASRESDMFSFGVVALEIACGRMTYQDGELHVPLVSWVWQLYLAGNVLFAADERLDKKFDTSEMECLLVIGLWCTHPNSKSRPKAGQVMKVLQLEAPLPELPHDMHEYDHHLPHDHV, from the coding sequence ATGTTTCTTATAAGCTGCAGGCAGGTGACATTTTATAACATTTGCTTTGTCTGTCTCTTCATATTCGTCAATTTTCTGCCAATTTTCGCTCGTCGAACTAATTTCAAACCTCCTCTTTCGTTCACTATACCTCAATTCAACTTCAATACTGAAAACATACTCTATGAAGGTGATGCCACACCTTCATCAGGAATGGTAGAACTCAACACAATCTCTCAACTGTTCCGCGTAGGGCGGTGTACTTATTCACAACCTTTGCACTTATGGGAGTCTGCTAGCGGGTCGGTAGCAGATTTCACTACTCATTTCACTTTCATGATTGACACTCACAACAACAGCAGGTGGAGTGACGGATTTGCCTTTTTCCTTGCTCCTGTTGGCTTTCAAATTCCACCTAATTCTGCTGGTGGTAATCTAGGATTGTTCAACAGCAGCACAAATTTGTTGGCATcgaaaaaccaaattgtaacGGTTGAGTTTGATTCCTTCCCGAACGAGTGGGATCCGACCGGGCCTCATGTTGGGATCAATGTGAATAAGATCTCCTCAATTGTGAGTACCAGTTGGGATTTTAGCAGCAACGGAAGGAAGGTGGCTAATGCATGGATAACTTACAATGCTACCACAAACAACCTCAGTGTGTTTTGGACATACAAGGAGAACACTAGTCCTGCTTTTATCGACAGTACTTTTTCCCTTTCACACCCTATTGACTTACGAGAGGTTCTCCCTGAATGGGTTACAATTGGTTTTTCAGCCGCTACAGGACGAGCCCCCGAGCAACATGTCATAAGTTCATGGGAATTCAATTCGCATCTGGATTCTGATAAGATCAGTAAGAAAACCAAGGatatgaagatgaagaaattgttAATAGCAGCAACTGCTGGTATTACTTTGTTAGTTTTGATGCTTGGTGTGGGTTTGTATTGGTTTGTTGTAAAGAAGCGAATGCGCAGGATTGACGGGCTTGAGAGTTGTTCCAAGGATGTGATCACCTCCATAAATAAGGATCTCGAGAAACGTGCTTTCCCTAGGCGATTTGCTTATAAGGAATTGGTTGCAGCCACAAATGGCTTTGCCAGCGATGGAAGGCTAGGCCAAGGAGGGTCAGGACATGTTTACAGAGGTATGTTGCAAGATCTAGGCTGCGCTATTGCCGTCAAGAGAATCTTTGCAAAATCGGATTACTATGAGAAGATATTCATCAACGAAGTCAAGATTATAAGCCGGTTAATACACAGGAACCTGGTGCAGTTCATTGGATGGTGTCACGAAGAAGGCGAATGCTTACTTGTTTATGCATACATGCCTAACGGCAGTCTCGACACGCATCTGTTTGGATCTAAAACAACCCTGCAGTGGGATTCTCGGTATAAGATAGCTTTAGGCTTGGCCTCGGCGCTTCATTATCTACACGAAGATGCAGAGCAATGCGTTCTTCATAGGGATATCAAATCGGCCAATGTATTGTTGAACAAAGACTTCGGAACTAAGCTTGGGGATTTTGGGATTGCTAAGCTTGTCGATCCATGTTCCCAGACTCAGACACTAGGGGCTATAGGGACTTTTGGCTACATTGCCCCGGAATATGCAAATGGAGGGAAGGCCAGTAGGGAATCTGACATGTTTAGTTTCGGAGTTGTGGCGTTGGAAATTGCTTGTGGAAGGATGACTTACCAGGACGGGGAACTTCACGTGCCACTTGTCAGTTGGGTTTGGCAACTCTACCTTGCAGGAAATGTTCTCTTTGCAGCCGATGAGAGATTGGATAAAAAATTTGATACCAGTGAAATGGAATGCTTGTTGGTCATCGGATTATGGTGCACTCATCCCAACAGCAAGAGTAGGCCAAAAGCCGGACAAGTGATGAAGGTTCTTCAGCTCGAAGCGCCATTGCCGGAACTTCCACATGACATGCACGAGTATGATCATCATCTGCCTCATGATCATGTATGA
- the LOC137730426 gene encoding probable steroid-binding protein 3, with amino-acid sequence MEFTAQQLIQYNGTDPSKPIYVALKGRVFDVTDGKSFYGPGGPYEMFAGKDASRALAKMSKNDEDITASLDGLTEKEIGVLADWEKKFEAKYPVVGRVAS; translated from the coding sequence ATGGAGTTCACGGCCCAGCAGCTGATTCAGTACAACGGCACCGACCCATCGAAGCCCATATACGTGGCGCTCAAAGGCCGCGTCTTCGACGTCACGGACGGCAAGTCGTTTTACGGTCCCGGAGGGCCGTACGAGATGTTCGCCGGCAAGGACGCCAGCAGAGCTCTGGCGAAGATGAGCAAGAACGACGAGGACATCACCGCCTCCCTCGACGGCCTCACGGAGAAGGAGATCGGCGTCCTCGCCGACTGGGAGAAGAAGTTCGAAGCTAAGTACCCAGTTGTCGGCCGCGTCGCTTCTTGA
- the LOC137709667 gene encoding ubiquitin C-terminal hydrolase 22-like, translated as MSTRKLSYTNPKPCNHLSAYKLKHGCNGYKSLQKSLKSAPNGRTSVRIHETKIPRCSFCNGFEGRLYICLICSSVSCSNHAVMHTQLEIGHELAVDVERAELFCCACTDQVYDPDFDKSVMAKRMLDLPCSTNNADSIGERLCERKRLGGSSVELSEFKKPEKSCLVRDHRAKSCYPLGLRGLNNLGNTCFMNSVLQALLHAPPLRNYFLSDRHSRRTCRKRMANLLCLPCELHGVYSAVYSGDQTPYSPAGLLYSWWQHSENLASYEQQDAHEFFISVLDGIHEKETKTRNHTKDSGDCQCIAHRVFSGLLRSDVTCMTCGFTSTTYDPCLDISLNLDTSHCSWSDASNKPAKANGSSSSSTLLGCLDLFTKPEKLGSDQKLYCQNCQELRDSSKQMSIRKLPMVLCLHIKRFEHSLVRKMMRKIDSYLHFPFSLDMTPYLSSSIVSNRFGNRIFAFEGDESGMSAEFEIFAVITHSGTLDSGHYVTYLRIQDQWYRCDNAWINEVDEGFVRASQCYMMFYVHKTL; from the exons ATGTCGACGAGGAAGCTTTCAtacacaaacccaaaaccctgcAACCACCTCTCAGCTTACAAGCTCAAACATGGCTGCAACGGCTACAAATCCCTCCAGAAATCCCTCAAATCCGCCCCGAACGGAAGAACAAGCGTTCGGATTCACGAAACAAAGATACCCAGATGCAGTTTCTGTAATGGGTTCGAAGGTAGACTCTATATTTGCTTGATTTGCTCTTCGGTTTCGTGTTCGAATCACGCAGTTATGCATACCCAGCTGGAAATCGGCCACGAGTTGGCCGTCGATGTCGAAAGGGCCGAGCTTTTTTGCTGTGCGTGCACCGATCAGGTCTACGATCCCGATTTCGATAAGTCTGTCATGGCTAAGCGCATGCTGGACTTGCCTTGCAGCACAAACAATGCGGATAGTATAGGGGAGAGACTGTGTGAGAGGAAGAGGCTGGGGGGTTCGAGTGTCGAATTATCAGAGTTTAAAAAGCCGGAAAAATCGTGTTTGGTGAGGGATCACAGAGCGAAATCGTGTTATCCGTTGGGTTTGAGGGGGTTGAATAATTTGGGGAATACTTGCTTTATGAACTCTGTGTTGCAAGCACTGCTACATGCACCTCCTTTGAGGAATTACTTCTTGAGTGATCGGCATAGCAGGAGAACGTGCCGGAAAAGGATGGCAAACCTGCTTTGTTTGCCTTGTGAGCTTCACGGTGTTTATTCGGCTGTGTATTCGGGCGATCAGACTCCTTACAGCCCGGCTGGATTGCTTTACAG TTGGTGGCAGCATTCGGAGAATCTGGCAAGTTACGAGCAGCAGGATGCTCATGAGTTCTTCATTTCCGTGTTAGATGGGATCCATGAGAAAGAAACCAAAACAAGAAACCATACAAAAG ATAGTGGAGACTGCCAGTGTATTGCGCATAGGGTATTCTCAGGACTGTTGAGGTCGGATGTCACTTGTATGACTTGTGGATTCACCTCGACAACTTATGACCCGTGTTTGGACATATCACTCAACTTAGACACAAGCCACTGTTCTTGGTCAGATGCATCTAACAAGCCTGCCAAAGCGAATGGTAGCAGCAGTTCATCCACTCTTTTGGGTTGTTTAGACTTGTTTACAAAACCAGAAAAGTTGGGGTCAGACCAGAAACTGTACTGTCAGAACTGTCAAGAACTCCGAGACTCTTCGAAGCAGATGTCCATCAGAAAGCTTCCAATGGTGTTGTGTTTGCATATAAAACGGTTTGAGCACTCCCTGGTCAGAAAGATGATGAGGAAAATCGACAGCTATTTGCATTTTCCATTCTCGCTAGACATGACTCCCTATCTGTCTTCTTCGATTGTGAGTAACAGATTTGGAAATAGAATCTTTGCTTTCGAGGGGGATGAGTCTGGGATGTCTGCTGAGTTTGAGATTTTTGCAGTAATTACTCATTCTGGGACACTAGATTCCGGCCATTATGTGACGTATTTACGCATACAAGACCAATGGTACAGATGTGACAATGCTTGGATTAATGAGGTCGATGAGGGGTTTGTAAGAGCTTCACAGTGTTATATGATGTTCTATGTGCACAAGACGCTTTAA